TCCGAAAAAGAACTCAGACCAACAGAAGAAATGCTCGCAAATCTGGACATTCTCATCATTGATCTTCAAGACGTCGGATCACGCTACTACACCTATATTTGGACTATGACGATGTGCATGGAAGTTTGCGCCAAATACGGAAAACAGGTGATTGTCTGCGACCGCCCCAATCCGATCAACGGCATCACTATGGAAGGGGAGAGCAACGAAAAAGGTTACACCTCTTTTGTCGGATTACACCCGATGCCCGTGCGTCACGGAATGACCATCGGCGAAATTGCCAAATTTATCGACGACACCGAAGATATCAACTGCAGGCTGACTGTTGTGCCGATGGAAGGATGGAAAAGGGAATGGTATTGGGACCAAACAGGTCTCACATGGACAAATCCCTCTCCCAACATGCGCTCGCCTTTGCAGGCTCTTCTTTATCCTGGCACCTGTCTGCTCGAAGGCACCAACATTTCAGAAGGGCGCGGCACCGATATTCCTTTTGAAATTGCCGGAGCTCCTTTTGTGCAATCGCGGGAGTTGATAGAAGCACTTGAAGAATTTTCACTGCTGGGTCTTCAGATTGAACCGGCAACCTTCACACCAATCCACCAAAAATGGGCGGGAAAATTATGTCAGGGAGTTCGTCTTCGTGTTACCGACAGAGAAAATTTCAAATCGTATGTCACAGGCCTTGCCTTAGTTTGGGTTTTGCATTCTCTTTATCACGACAAAGGTTTTGAATGGCGCCTTGAATCCTATGAATTTATTGAAGACACCCCGGCCATTGATCTTCTCACGGGCGGTTCCACTGTCCGGCAAGCAATCGAAAAACACCTGCCGCTACGCGAACTTTTAGAGTGGGTCGAAGAATTCAACCCCTCTTTCGCACGCCAACGCAGTCCTTATTTGTTGTATTGATAAAAATTTTACAAAAATTTTGATTGACAAGTTGCGTTAGAGAGCAGGACAATTCCCACGTCCAAAAAAATCCACAACAAAGGAGGTCCTTATGGGAAATTTAGCCATTCGGTTAGCCACCTTCCGTGACATCGCCCCTTCCGGGTCAGGTATAGCCGCGCCACCTCGCATTGCAAACGGGGAAGGAGGATTTGTCCATGACGAAGCGCTTCCTCCCACATTTGCTCTGAACGCCGATTCGCTCACACGGCGTGCATCCAATATCTGTCTCTCAGAAGAACAGCACTACGATTTGGAATGCGACGGATTTCCGATCAAAATTCGGGTTGTCGGTCCATCTGTAACTTTAAGACCGTTGGAAGAAACGCGCACCAAAGAGGTCATCCGTGAAATCACACCCTCTGTTGTAAATGTTTTTGTGGTGGGAAATGGTAAGGATGCACAGGGTAAACCGGAAGAGTGGTTGGGGTCTGGTTATGCCGTTAATGCGGCGGATCTGCATCTGGCGGGTTATGTTAAAAAACCGTGGACCACACTGATAAAAACAAATCGTCATGTTGCCAATGACGCTTCCCAGATTCGTGTGCAAACTTTCGACGGTCGCACTTTAGTCGCAACGGTATTGGTGATGGATGAAGCAAGCGACTCCGCTTTGCTGGAGG
This Deltaproteobacteria bacterium DNA region includes the following protein-coding sequences:
- a CDS encoding DUF1343 domain-containing protein — translated: MLLGLDILLRDYKHLLTEKRLGILGHQASLNSQGKHILDLLIPEKSWQVTTLFGPEHGITTQAEDMEPVKSGIHKPDGLPIYSLYGHSEKELRPTEEMLANLDILIIDLQDVGSRYYTYIWTMTMCMEVCAKYGKQVIVCDRPNPINGITMEGESNEKGYTSFVGLHPMPVRHGMTIGEIAKFIDDTEDINCRLTVVPMEGWKREWYWDQTGLTWTNPSPNMRSPLQALLYPGTCLLEGTNISEGRGTDIPFEIAGAPFVQSRELIEALEEFSLLGLQIEPATFTPIHQKWAGKLCQGVRLRVTDRENFKSYVTGLALVWVLHSLYHDKGFEWRLESYEFIEDTPAIDLLTGGSTVRQAIEKHLPLRELLEWVEEFNPSFARQRSPYLLY
- a CDS encoding trypsin-like peptidase domain-containing protein; translation: MGNLAIRLATFRDIAPSGSGIAAPPRIANGEGGFVHDEALPPTFALNADSLTRRASNICLSEEQHYDLECDGFPIKIRVVGPSVTLRPLEETRTKEVIREITPSVVNVFVVGNGKDAQGKPEEWLGSGYAVNAADLHLAGYVKKPWTTLIKTNRHVANDASQIRVQTFDGRTLVATVLVMDEASDSALLEVNTGGTPIKTVQLANPEEVEQGDTVLAFGEPFGFSHTVTKGIVSAVRTENGDTEIQTDAAINQGNSGGPLVNMDGKVIGMNSFTIRGAQGIAFAHPEWIQNEALRRQYALTHPQKTQKVGLQYPGDDIAHYLALNVNAFGRSWESVTFSV